One genomic segment of Gottschalkia acidurici 9a includes these proteins:
- a CDS encoding PhzF family phenazine biosynthesis protein encodes MQIIMYQANAFTDELFEGSPTGIVPDASNLTEEDMKRIVKITNLDKIAFVTKNDDECYTIRFFTPEEEITFCDCGSVASFYALAQRGYIKGVKNGVVRVYQCSKVGKKPIDIYFKDWQVEKVELYEDRPISLGQYSNLEELSSILNINKEDIGIGTMNLKPEILFTGIKDMIIPVRSNDIIDNLTLNMNKLKNSIGMSDLDKIHVFSIDENEIINYKNFEFMRSEDCVNEDTSSGLIYYIKKNKLLNKDNIIYRDKSFTNRHNYIHCEIIEGKEGFPMKIAGRASIYLEGVVTFG; translated from the coding sequence GTGCAGATAATAATGTATCAAGCAAACGCTTTTACAGACGAACTATTTGAGGGAAGTCCAACTGGAATAGTCCCTGATGCTAGCAATTTAACTGAAGAAGATATGAAGAGAATAGTTAAAATAACTAATCTAGATAAGATTGCATTTGTTACTAAAAATGATGATGAATGCTATACTATAAGATTTTTTACTCCTGAAGAAGAAATAACTTTCTGTGATTGTGGAAGCGTAGCTTCTTTTTATGCTCTTGCGCAGAGAGGTTATATAAAAGGGGTAAAGAATGGGGTAGTGAGAGTATATCAATGTTCTAAGGTAGGTAAAAAACCTATAGATATTTATTTTAAGGATTGGCAAGTAGAAAAAGTAGAGTTATATGAAGATAGACCAATATCACTAGGACAGTATTCTAATTTAGAAGAACTAAGTTCTATATTAAACATTAATAAAGAAGATATTGGTATAGGAACAATGAATCTGAAGCCTGAAATACTCTTTACTGGAATAAAAGACATGATTATACCGGTAAGAAGCAATGATATAATAGACAATTTAACTTTGAATATGAATAAGTTAAAAAATAGTATTGGGATGAGTGATTTAGATAAAATACATGTATTTTCAATAGATGAGAATGAGATAATTAATTATAAGAACTTTGAATTTATGAGAAGTGAAGACTGTGTAAATGAAGATACAAGCTCCGGACTAATATATTATATAAAGAAAAACAAACTATTGAATAAAGACAATATTATATATCGAGATAAATCCTTTACAAATAGACATAATTATATTCATTGTGAAATTATAGAAGGTAAAGAGGGATTCCCTATGAAAATCGCAGGAAGAGCCAGTATATACCTAGAAGGGGTAGTGACTTTTGGGTAG
- a CDS encoding ParB/RepB/Spo0J family partition protein has protein sequence MNIKDEVVYLDIYSISPNKDQPRKKFDKEAIDSLSDSIKNHGVIQPIIVRQKENGYEIIAGERRWRAARVSGLTKIPSIVKNIEELEVAQIALVENIQRENLNPIEEGLAFKELIDQHKLTQEKIGKLLGKSRPYVANTIRLLNLESEVIDLLMNEEITSGHGRAILGLKDIKKQVMLARLIVEKDLSVRETEKLVKELNCEKEKVYSLKEIDPVISDIEQALRESLGTKVQIVKGKNKGKIEIEYYSDEELDRIIELISK, from the coding sequence ATGAATATAAAGGATGAGGTAGTCTATCTAGATATTTATTCGATTAGTCCTAATAAAGATCAGCCAAGAAAAAAATTTGATAAAGAAGCGATTGATAGTCTCTCAGATTCCATAAAGAACCATGGTGTAATTCAACCGATAATAGTTAGACAAAAGGAAAATGGGTATGAGATAATAGCGGGGGAGAGAAGATGGAGAGCTGCTAGAGTATCGGGATTAACTAAGATACCATCTATAGTAAAGAATATAGAAGAGTTAGAAGTAGCGCAGATAGCTTTAGTAGAAAACATTCAAAGAGAGAATTTAAATCCTATAGAAGAAGGTCTAGCTTTTAAAGAACTTATAGATCAACATAAATTAACACAAGAGAAGATAGGAAAGTTATTAGGAAAAAGTAGACCATATGTGGCAAATACCATAAGACTTTTAAATTTAGAGAGCGAAGTAATAGATCTTTTAATGAATGAAGAAATAACTAGCGGACATGGAAGAGCAATACTAGGACTTAAAGATATAAAAAAACAAGTAATGCTAGCTAGATTAATAGTTGAAAAAGATTTAAGTGTAAGAGAAACAGAAAAATTAGTTAAAGAACTAAATTGTGAAAAAGAAAAAGTATATAGTTTAAAAGAAATAGATCCTGTAATATCAGATATAGAGCAAGCTCTTAGAGAAAGTCTTGGAACAAAGGTTCAAATAGTCAAGGGTAAGAACAAAGGTAAAATAGAGATAGAATACTATAGCGACGAGGAACTTGATAGAATTATAGAACTGATATCTAAATAA
- the noc gene encoding nucleoid occlusion protein, whose translation MIRVFGEEVLRERIDVMGNLNSEITYIPIGQIKPNPYQPRKVFARRSLEELSQSIKTFGILQPISVRKVSDQNYELIAGERRLRATELAQIESIPAVIVDVKDKDSAMLALLENLQREDLNFIEESEGYYNLINDHGFTQQELAEQLGKSQSTIANKLRILRLSESIKKDIIDNSLTERHARALLRLPDESLQKSVLKKVIQNELTVKRTENLISDLLEDITKQKETEHKSKQKIKNLINFRIYLNTLKNAYTAIKDSGVEAEYEQKDMGDFIEVKVKIPKN comes from the coding sequence ATGATAAGAGTTTTTGGGGAAGAAGTACTTCGGGAGAGGATTGATGTAATGGGAAACTTGAATAGTGAAATAACTTACATTCCAATAGGACAAATAAAACCAAACCCTTATCAACCTAGAAAAGTTTTTGCTAGAAGATCACTAGAGGAATTAAGTCAATCTATAAAAACATTTGGAATATTGCAGCCTATTAGTGTAAGAAAAGTATCAGATCAAAACTATGAACTTATAGCAGGGGAAAGAAGATTAAGAGCAACTGAACTAGCACAAATAGAAAGTATACCAGCAGTAATAGTAGATGTTAAAGATAAAGATTCAGCTATGTTGGCTCTTTTAGAGAACTTACAAAGAGAAGACCTAAACTTTATAGAGGAATCCGAAGGTTACTACAACTTAATAAATGACCATGGATTTACACAGCAGGAATTAGCAGAACAGTTAGGAAAAAGTCAGTCTACTATTGCAAACAAATTAAGAATACTTAGATTATCTGAGAGCATAAAAAAAGATATAATAGATAATTCGCTAACTGAAAGACATGCTAGAGCACTATTAAGACTTCCTGATGAAAGCTTGCAAAAGTCTGTTTTAAAAAAAGTAATACAAAATGAGTTAACAGTTAAAAGGACAGAGAACCTAATAAGTGATTTATTAGAAGATATAACTAAACAAAAGGAAACTGAACATAAAAGTAAACAGAAAATAAAAAACTTAATTAACTTTAGGATATATTTAAATACACTTAAAAATGCATATACAGCTATAAAAGATAGTGGGGTAGAAGCTGAGTATGAACAAAAAGATATGGGTGACTTTATAGAGGTTAAGGTAAAAATACCTAAAAACTAG
- the rsmG gene encoding 16S rRNA (guanine(527)-N(7))-methyltransferase RsmG — translation MSNMDTLISGCKELGIELNEKKIEQFRLYKELLQEWNEKINITAITDDVEVDIKHFLDSITIFKTQKIIKGKSIIDIGTGGGFPGVPIKIMEDGTDVTLFDSLNKRLIFLNEVISKLGLENIRTIHGRAEEYGIKEEYRESFDIATSRAVASLNILSEYCLPFVKVGGYFIAMKGPEVEEEIKGSENAIKLLGGKIEDKIDIKLPSSDITHNLLIIKKISHTPTKYPRGGGKPKKNPL, via the coding sequence ATGAGCAATATGGACACACTTATAAGTGGTTGTAAAGAGTTAGGAATAGAGTTAAATGAAAAGAAGATAGAACAATTTAGATTATACAAAGAACTATTACAAGAATGGAATGAAAAAATAAATATAACAGCTATAACAGATGATGTAGAAGTTGATATAAAACACTTTCTTGATAGTATCACTATATTCAAAACTCAAAAGATAATTAAGGGTAAAAGTATAATAGACATAGGAACTGGAGGAGGATTTCCAGGTGTACCAATAAAAATAATGGAAGATGGAACTGATGTTACGCTATTTGATAGCTTAAACAAGAGATTGATATTCTTAAATGAAGTAATATCTAAGTTAGGTTTAGAAAATATAAGAACTATTCATGGAAGAGCAGAAGAGTACGGAATAAAAGAAGAATATAGAGAATCTTTTGATATAGCAACTTCAAGAGCAGTTGCTTCACTTAATATATTAAGTGAATATTGTCTTCCTTTTGTAAAAGTAGGAGGCTACTTTATAGCTATGAAGGGTCCAGAGGTAGAAGAGGAAATAAAGGGTTCAGAGAATGCTATAAAACTTTTAGGTGGAAAAATTGAAGATAAAATAGATATTAAGCTTCCATCTAGTGATATAACACATAATTTGTTAATTATAAAAAAAATAAGCCATACTCCGACAAAATATCCAAGAGGTGGGGGCAAACCTAAGAAAAATCCGTTATAA
- a CDS encoding efflux RND transporter permease subunit, with the protein MINSEKNKGFVYKIIEKRLLVTIIMFMLIIGGLFSYISIPKQHFPEVVLPIATVTVVYPGASAEDMEELVTKKIEDVAMESDGFDSCSSQTFNNVSAVMVKLDMNMSQEEVDDSFDKLRRKINDITPSLPDGVTKVSVDTEVMDTAGLILAVSGEGVSGDELAQRTDELKDRLKIIDGVKKVDVSGKQESEVSIKVDSDKLNNLGLSLAELSKVISAQNSMIPTGAIDVDDSVITVTSSGKFESIEEIKNIVIGSSDTGAISKLSDIANVEIKVPDDSSKFMYNKKDANVISLYFKSGINVVSFGDSIRDTINDFKKTLPDNIKVEEVYFQPDVVGEAVNGFVINLIEAIVLVLVVLMIGMNLRNAIVVSIAIPLIILMNFIVMKFIGIDIQFVSLAALIVVLGMMVDNAIVVSDSIQTRLDNDESGDRISAVVKGTNDVIVPVFISMLTTVSAFLSLMTLSGAYKQLISSLPIVIIVCLVSSFIVSVFVTPLMSYFFLRKSNEKKKGGSQKLTELYDRVFQLAFKNKKKAILVAVSIMIVCSLSIIFIDMQVIPKAFKDVITIEITGDNENDIKKTEDVVNQIQKILDKQPEKKYYLSGVGIGVPRYDYSILPKSQLKNVGDIFVRVDLSKSKRFKDTFEIVEYLQKEFDDKVSGGRIVVDELGIMAGTSKPIEMKIYGKDIDDLNEASDKVAELMSSIKGTKNVNMGREISTYNYYINMDTKKLNSLGLMKAEVQNEISIALIGRNISTYRQNGKEYDVVLEGDIDNKERLENFKVKSSILGNKYDLQQFSEVGINSEMSSISRLDGQRGRVVGCYATSGYSDITIQNKLEKMIEETEFPESIRFEKSGMKKDFLEVLESIGGSALVSIFLIFMILIYQFNSIKKSIMVFISVPFGATAGVAALYLTGEKLTFLALIGIASLLGCVLANAIVLIEFINNEKENGATTEEACKSAGKKRFIPILMSTMTTVLGLIPLAFGGDALFVPMARLMMMGLLVSMIINLTLVPIIYCMVDSKEKKNEETKNNNILAKE; encoded by the coding sequence GTGATTAATAGTGAAAAAAATAAAGGTTTCGTTTATAAAATTATAGAAAAAAGACTTCTAGTAACAATAATAATGTTTATGTTAATTATAGGAGGCCTATTTTCTTATATATCAATACCTAAGCAACACTTCCCAGAAGTAGTTCTTCCTATTGCAACAGTAACTGTTGTTTATCCAGGAGCTTCTGCTGAAGATATGGAAGAGCTTGTAACCAAAAAGATTGAAGATGTGGCGATGGAGTCAGACGGTTTTGATTCTTGTTCATCACAGACTTTTAATAATGTAAGTGCTGTTATGGTAAAACTTGATATGAATATGAGTCAAGAAGAGGTAGATGACAGTTTTGATAAATTACGCCGAAAAATAAATGATATTACTCCTTCTTTACCTGATGGAGTTACAAAGGTATCTGTGGACACTGAAGTTATGGATACTGCAGGTCTTATACTTGCAGTATCAGGAGAAGGCGTTTCAGGAGACGAGTTAGCTCAGAGAACCGATGAATTAAAAGATAGATTAAAAATTATTGATGGAGTAAAAAAGGTTGATGTTTCAGGAAAACAAGAGTCAGAAGTATCTATAAAGGTTGATAGTGATAAATTAAATAATTTAGGATTATCCCTAGCAGAATTGTCAAAAGTTATTTCTGCACAAAACAGTATGATACCAACAGGAGCTATTGATGTTGACGATAGTGTTATAACTGTGACTTCTAGTGGTAAATTTGAAAGCATTGAAGAAATTAAAAATATTGTAATAGGATCATCAGATACAGGTGCTATTAGTAAACTATCTGATATTGCAAATGTAGAAATCAAAGTTCCAGACGATTCATCAAAATTTATGTACAATAAAAAAGATGCTAATGTAATATCACTTTACTTTAAGAGTGGTATAAATGTTGTGAGCTTTGGTGACTCCATACGAGATACAATAAATGATTTTAAGAAAACTTTACCGGATAATATAAAAGTAGAGGAAGTATACTTTCAACCTGATGTAGTAGGTGAAGCTGTCAATGGATTTGTAATAAATCTTATTGAGGCAATAGTTCTTGTACTTGTTGTATTAATGATAGGAATGAATCTAAGAAATGCTATTGTTGTATCTATAGCAATACCTTTGATTATACTTATGAACTTTATAGTTATGAAATTTATAGGTATTGATATACAATTTGTTTCATTAGCAGCTCTGATTGTTGTACTTGGTATGATGGTGGACAATGCCATTGTGGTTAGTGACTCAATACAAACTAGATTAGACAATGATGAAAGTGGAGACAGAATTAGTGCTGTTGTAAAAGGGACAAATGATGTTATTGTTCCAGTATTCATATCTATGCTAACAACAGTTTCAGCTTTTTTATCACTGATGACTCTTTCAGGGGCATATAAACAACTTATTTCTAGCTTACCTATTGTGATTATAGTTTGTCTTGTTTCATCGTTTATAGTTTCTGTATTTGTAACACCACTTATGTCATACTTTTTCCTTAGAAAGTCAAACGAAAAAAAGAAAGGTGGATCTCAAAAACTTACAGAATTATATGATAGAGTTTTTCAGCTAGCATTTAAAAACAAGAAGAAAGCGATATTAGTAGCTGTATCTATTATGATTGTATGCTCACTTTCTATAATATTTATAGATATGCAAGTTATACCGAAGGCATTTAAGGATGTTATTACGATTGAAATAACTGGAGATAATGAAAATGATATTAAAAAGACTGAAGATGTTGTAAATCAAATACAGAAAATTCTTGATAAACAGCCAGAGAAAAAATATTATCTTTCAGGTGTAGGAATAGGTGTACCAAGATATGATTATTCAATACTTCCTAAATCACAGCTCAAAAATGTAGGAGATATATTTGTAAGAGTAGACTTATCAAAAAGCAAAAGATTTAAAGATACATTTGAAATAGTTGAATATCTTCAAAAAGAGTTTGATGATAAGGTATCTGGAGGAAGAATTGTTGTAGATGAGCTAGGAATCATGGCTGGAACATCAAAGCCTATTGAGATGAAGATATATGGTAAAGATATTGATGATCTTAATGAAGCATCAGACAAAGTAGCTGAACTTATGAGTAGTATTAAGGGAACTAAAAACGTTAATATGGGAAGAGAAATATCAACCTATAATTATTATATAAATATGGATACGAAAAAGCTTAATTCTCTTGGTCTTATGAAAGCAGAAGTACAAAATGAGATTAGTATAGCTCTTATTGGAAGAAATATATCAACATATCGTCAGAATGGTAAGGAATATGATGTGGTTCTTGAAGGTGATATAGATAATAAGGAAAGACTTGAGAACTTTAAAGTAAAGTCATCAATTTTAGGAAACAAATATGATCTACAGCAATTCTCAGAAGTTGGAATTAATTCTGAGATGAGTTCAATAAGCAGGTTAGATGGACAAAGAGGAAGAGTAGTAGGCTGTTATGCTACCTCCGGTTATAGTGATATTACTATACAGAATAAGCTTGAAAAAATGATTGAAGAAACAGAATTCCCTGAGAGTATAAGATTTGAGAAGTCAGGAATGAAGAAAGATTTCTTAGAAGTACTAGAGTCTATAGGAGGCTCTGCACTAGTTTCGATATTTTTGATCTTTATGATACTTATTTATCAGTTTAATTCAATTAAGAAGTCTATTATGGTGTTTATATCAGTTCCATTTGGAGCTACAGCAGGTGTTGCGGCACTATATCTTACAGGAGAAAAGCTAACTTTCCTTGCTCTTATTGGTATTGCGAGTTTATTAGGATGTGTTTTAGCGAATGCGATTGTTTTAATTGAATTTATAAATAATGAAAAAGAAAATGGTGCCACAACTGAAGAAGCCTGTAAGTCAGCAGGGAAAAAGAGATTTATACCTATATTAATGAGCACTATGACTACTGTGCTTGGCTTAATTCCTCTTGCATTTGGTGGAGATGCATTATTTGTACCGATGGCAAGACTTATGATGATGGGACTTCTAGTATCAATGATTATTAATCTTACACTTGTACCAATAATATATTGTATGGTTGATAGTAAGGAGAAGAAGAATGAAGAGACAAAAAACAATAATATTTTAGCAAAGGAATAA